The following coding sequences are from one Homalodisca vitripennis isolate AUS2020 chromosome 7, UT_GWSS_2.1, whole genome shotgun sequence window:
- the LOC124366958 gene encoding 3'(2'),5'-bisphosphate nucleotidase 1 isoform X1, with product MAQAPHLLIRILASATVTANFAGKIVRDVMNKGDLGIVDKGKNDLQTEADRSAQLCIIGSLSRQFPKITIIGEEGTSTCHCPEEWITTTSDQEVLSLSCPEQYHNLSESDVTVWVDPLDGTSEYTQGLLDHVTVLIGIAVKEKAVAGVIHQPYYNYQNGGELGRTVWGFEGVGVGGFVPTSPPKGQRIITTTRSHSNPVVQATLDALKPDKVLKVGGAGHKVMLLMEGKAHAYVFASGGTKRWDTCAPEAILHAAGGKLTDLHGNTYSYAKDTSHANSGGVLATAHSDEHDIYLKSIPSEVREKLS from the exons AAGATTGTTAGGGATGTGATGAATAAAGGGGATTTAGGAATTGTGGATAAG GGAAAGAATGATCTGCAGACCGAGGCCGACAGGTCAGCGCAGCTCTGCATCATCGGCTCACTATCTCGCCAGTTTCCCAAGATTACCATCATCGGAGAGGAGGGCACATCAACCTGCCATTGTCCCGAGGAGTGGATCACGACTACCAGCGACCAGGAAGTGCTCTCACTCTCATGCCCCGAGCAGTACCATAACCTCTCCGAGTCCGAC gttACTGTATGGGTAGACCCTCTGGATGGTACTTCAGAATATACTCAAG GCCTGTTGGATCACGTGACAGTTCTGATAGGAATAGCGGTGAAAGAGAAGGCTGTGGCGGGAGTGATACACCAGCCTTACTACAACTACCAGAATGGTGGTGAGTTGGGTCGAACTGTGTGGGGCTTCGAGGGTGTCGGGGTCGGGGGTTTTGTACCCACCAGCCCGCCCAAGGGCCAGCGCATAATCACCACCACCCGCAGTCACTCCAACCCCGTGGTGCAGGCAACACTCGACGCGCTCAAACCCGACAAGGTGCTGAAAGTGGGCGGAGCTGGCCACAAG GTGATGCTCCTGATGGAAGGTAAAGCGCACGCTTATGTGTTCGCAAGCGGAGGGACTAAACGCTGGGACACGTGTGCTCCGGAGGCTATTTTGCATGCAGCTGGGGGCAAATTGACAGATCTGCACGGCAACACTTACTCCTACGCCAAGGATACCTCTCATGCCAACTCCGGTGGTGTTCTTGCCACGGCACACTCAGACGAACATGATATTTATCTCAAGAGTATTCCAAGTGAAGTTCGTGAAAAACTAAGTTAA